Proteins from a single region of Diaphorobacter limosus:
- a CDS encoding IS630 family transposase → MRVAPKIELTDEERAALTKLCRSGLTSVRLAQRARIILLADQGLNNKDIAAQLGIGRMQPARWRERYLQGGIKAIERDLPRGAPPVKVDVAQLVQLTTQSSPEAITHWSTRKMGTLLGVSASTVMRHWHAHGLKPHLVHSFKVSRDPQFAQKLEDIVGLYMSPPEHALVLCCDEKSQVQALDRTQPGLPLKKGRAQTMTHDYKRHGTTTLFAALNVLDGQVISQCQQRHTHVQWLKFLKQIDRETPKDKTLHLIADNYATHKHPVVQDWLAKHPRFHMHFTPTSASWLNMVERFFRDLTTERLRRGVFTSVPQLVAAIDEYVAHHNTNPKPFIWTKSARDILQKVIRANSRLSSKQNGTLH, encoded by the coding sequence ATGCGAGTTGCGCCAAAGATCGAATTGACGGATGAAGAGCGTGCGGCGTTGACGAAGCTTTGTCGCTCGGGCCTGACGAGCGTACGTCTGGCGCAGCGCGCACGCATCATCTTGCTGGCAGACCAGGGCCTGAACAACAAGGATATTGCCGCGCAACTGGGCATCGGTCGCATGCAGCCGGCGCGCTGGCGCGAGCGCTACCTGCAAGGCGGCATCAAGGCTATCGAGCGCGACTTGCCACGCGGCGCGCCGCCGGTAAAGGTGGACGTGGCCCAGCTGGTGCAGTTGACAACCCAGAGCAGCCCCGAAGCGATCACGCACTGGAGCACACGCAAGATGGGCACGCTGCTGGGCGTCAGCGCCAGCACCGTGATGCGCCATTGGCATGCGCACGGGCTCAAGCCGCATCTGGTGCACAGCTTCAAGGTCTCGCGTGACCCCCAGTTTGCCCAGAAGCTCGAAGACATCGTGGGCTTGTACATGTCCCCGCCTGAGCATGCCCTGGTGCTGTGCTGCGACGAGAAGAGCCAGGTGCAGGCGCTCGATCGCACGCAGCCGGGACTGCCCCTGAAGAAGGGGCGTGCGCAGACGATGACGCACGACTACAAGCGCCACGGCACGACCACATTGTTTGCGGCGCTCAACGTGCTCGATGGCCAAGTCATCAGCCAATGCCAGCAGCGCCACACCCATGTGCAGTGGTTGAAGTTCCTCAAGCAGATCGACCGCGAGACACCCAAGGACAAAACGCTGCACCTGATCGCCGACAACTACGCCACGCACAAGCACCCGGTGGTGCAGGACTGGCTGGCCAAGCACCCGCGCTTTCACATGCACTTCACGCCGACCTCGGCGTCGTGGCTGAACATGGTCGAGCGTTTCTTTCGTGACCTGACCACAGAACGGCTGCGCCGCGGCGTATTCACCAGCGTGCCGCAGCTGGTGGCCGCCATTGATGAATACGTGGCACATCACAATACCAACCCCAAACCGTTCATCTGGACCAAGAGCGCCCGCGACATCCTGCAGAAGGTCATTCGGGCCAATAGCCGATTAAGCTCCAAACAGAATGGAACACTACACTAG
- a CDS encoding site-specific integrase, with protein sequence MTESSSSSSPASVSSAKSTGAPRAPSQPYRHGKGWAIRRSYKGYSLFLSGYRSAAGASRAMRQKQQDIDDQQNPAGYGPERTTLAQAMQDYAMERLPFKKGAVQEARRINVYLRSAGLSLLDVQPVPSAKETPSRPAASTYFEVSLMPHQLEREIPKGLGAHRRAQLTANAKTDQLRAALATTPMADISRELIQRLVDQMRKDGNSAATIDLERSALRVLFNHARSHWRWAALCDNPATHLKMPRLDNQRSRVPSDQQLSRLAQELARCRNRQLAPTLALLAETAMRASEPLSHARWKDVNWTERILMLGDSKNGKRAVPLSDGALQALRALSALNGQEPEAPITTATYDALAAAWRRACKRAGLVDLHIHDLRHICATRWARVMPNVLHVMALTGHKTFVSVQRYAHVDAQDVVGIMRNASAICGPLAATLVPAGTSASPASQAAGAAPGAGADASAPEQAMGSNVLAFPQRWRA encoded by the coding sequence ATGACAGAGTCTTCCTCTTCCTCTTCCCCCGCTTCCGTTTCCTCGGCCAAATCCACCGGCGCACCGCGCGCTCCCTCCCAGCCCTATCGCCATGGCAAGGGCTGGGCCATCCGACGCTCCTACAAAGGGTACTCGCTGTTTCTGAGCGGTTATCGCAGCGCCGCAGGCGCCTCCAGGGCGATGCGCCAAAAACAGCAGGATATCGACGACCAGCAAAATCCCGCAGGCTATGGCCCCGAACGCACCACCCTGGCCCAGGCGATGCAGGACTACGCCATGGAGCGCCTGCCGTTCAAGAAAGGCGCCGTGCAGGAGGCGCGCCGCATCAATGTCTATCTGCGCAGTGCGGGGCTGAGCCTTCTGGACGTGCAGCCTGTCCCCTCGGCGAAAGAGACGCCATCGAGGCCGGCCGCCTCGACGTATTTTGAGGTGAGCCTGATGCCACACCAGCTCGAGCGCGAGATTCCCAAGGGCCTGGGGGCCCATCGCCGCGCGCAGCTGACGGCCAATGCCAAGACCGACCAGTTGCGGGCCGCGTTGGCCACCACCCCCATGGCGGACATCTCGCGCGAGCTGATTCAGCGCCTGGTGGACCAGATGAGAAAAGACGGGAACAGCGCGGCCACCATCGACCTGGAGCGCTCGGCGCTGCGCGTGCTGTTCAACCACGCTCGGAGCCACTGGCGTTGGGCGGCCCTGTGTGACAACCCGGCCACCCATCTGAAGATGCCTCGCCTGGACAACCAGCGCTCGCGGGTACCGTCGGACCAGCAGCTGTCGCGTCTCGCGCAGGAGTTGGCCCGCTGCAGAAATCGGCAACTGGCGCCCACCCTGGCCTTGCTGGCGGAGACCGCCATGCGTGCGTCAGAGCCACTGAGCCATGCCCGCTGGAAGGACGTGAACTGGACAGAGCGCATCCTGATGCTGGGAGACTCCAAAAACGGCAAACGTGCGGTGCCCCTGTCGGATGGAGCGTTGCAGGCCCTGAGAGCCCTGAGCGCACTCAATGGCCAGGAGCCCGAGGCGCCTATCACCACTGCGACCTACGATGCCCTGGCTGCGGCCTGGCGCCGGGCATGCAAGCGCGCGGGATTGGTGGACCTTCACATCCATGACCTGCGGCATATTTGCGCCACGCGCTGGGCCCGTGTGATGCCCAACGTCCTGCATGTGATGGCGCTGACTGGACATAAGACCTTTGTGTCGGTGCAGCGCTATGCCCACGTGGATGCGCAGGACGTCGTAGGCATCATGCGCAACGCATCGGCGATTTGCGGTCCTCTGGCTGCGACCTTGGTGCCCGCGGGAACGTCGGCGTCTCCAGCTTCGCAAGCCGCAGGGGCAGCGCCTGGCGCGGGGGCTGACGCATCGGCGCCGGAGCAAGCGATGGGCAGCAATGTGCTGGCTTTTCCACAGCGCTGGCGCGCCTAA
- a CDS encoding response regulator, translated as MANILVVDDELGIRDLLSEILNDEGHSVDLAENATQARSARQANSYDLVLLDIWMPDTDGVSLLKEWAMAGTLTMPVIMMSGHATIDTAVEATRIGAFSFLEKPITLQKLLKAVEQGLARSIPSAAQSAPTPDIADSPDMATAGNGAPPFASAVSAADQLPLSHQGFNLDRPLREARDGFEKAYFEFHLAREGGSMTRVAEKTGLERTHLYRKLRQLGVDLGRNKRAG; from the coding sequence ATGGCAAACATACTGGTAGTTGACGACGAGCTGGGGATCCGGGATCTGTTGTCGGAAATCCTGAACGATGAGGGGCATAGCGTGGATCTGGCCGAGAACGCCACGCAGGCCCGCAGCGCGCGGCAGGCGAACAGCTATGACCTGGTGCTGCTCGACATCTGGATGCCCGACACCGATGGCGTCTCGCTGCTCAAGGAATGGGCCATGGCCGGCACGCTGACCATGCCCGTCATCATGATGAGCGGCCACGCCACGATAGACACGGCCGTCGAGGCCACCCGCATCGGGGCGTTCTCTTTCCTGGAAAAGCCCATCACCCTGCAAAAATTGCTCAAGGCCGTGGAGCAAGGCCTGGCACGCAGCATTCCCAGTGCAGCGCAGAGTGCACCAACCCCTGACATCGCCGACTCGCCGGACATGGCAACTGCCGGCAACGGTGCACCACCTTTTGCGAGCGCCGTATCGGCGGCCGACCAGCTGCCCTTGTCGCACCAGGGCTTCAATCTGGATCGCCCGCTGCGCGAGGCGCGCGACGGTTTTGAGAAAGCCTACTTTGAGTTCCACCTGGCCCGCGAGGGCGGCTCCATGACGCGCGTGGCCGAAAAGACCGGCCTGGAACGCACCCACCTCTACCGCAAGCTGCGCCAGCTGGGTGTCGACCTGGGCCGCAACAAGCGCGCCGGCTAA
- a CDS encoding LemA family protein, which translates to MWISWVLLALLLFWAVGAYNRLIRLRSAALQAFGALDAHWQRWIALLAQYAASRIEATEDDASAGGAADTQAALDAAAAQFAASLAVARARPLDGDAAATLSAAAQVLDTAWQSLAHEAARAGEGVAPPALAPWIHQREQLALHAGEARRLFNEAVGQYNHAIGQFPANLLAWLFGMKKGRAL; encoded by the coding sequence ATGTGGATTTCCTGGGTGCTTCTGGCATTGCTGCTGTTTTGGGCCGTGGGCGCCTACAACCGCCTGATTCGCCTGCGCTCGGCCGCGCTGCAGGCCTTTGGCGCACTGGATGCGCACTGGCAGCGCTGGATAGCGTTGTTGGCGCAATATGCGGCTTCACGTATCGAAGCCACAGAGGACGATGCATCGGCGGGTGGCGCCGCCGACACCCAGGCCGCCCTGGACGCAGCGGCGGCGCAATTTGCCGCCTCTCTGGCAGTGGCCCGGGCCCGGCCGCTGGATGGCGACGCCGCTGCAACCCTGTCGGCAGCGGCCCAGGTGTTGGACACGGCCTGGCAGTCCCTGGCCCATGAGGCGGCCCGGGCGGGCGAGGGCGTGGCGCCACCGGCCCTGGCGCCATGGATACACCAGCGCGAACAGCTGGCGCTGCACGCGGGCGAGGCCAGGCGGCTGTTCAATGAAGCGGTTGGCCAATACAACCACGCTATCGGGCAGTTTCCGGCCAACCTGCTGGCCTGGCTGTTTGGCATGAAGAAGGGGCGCGCGCTGTGA
- a CDS encoding sensor histidine kinase has product MGEQRPAGSARRAANRARALRWAVGLGAGVMGAIGLVLLFLLTLATNNRALYERNFAWLLGVNVLVAVALLAVLVWGAVRLGVRVRRGRFGSHLLIKLAAIFGLVGVVPGLLIYVVSYQFVSRSIESWFDVKVEGALTAGVSLARVTLDTIASDLATKTRGASSQLAQVPDAAAGVVLERMRDQLGASDMVLWNAAGQPVAGVGQSRYSLNPDRPSAQQLRAARQERISFQIEGLDDINDPMAAENARVRVLVLVVHPGVGLLAEPRYLQATLPLPQALVANAIAVQEANREYQERALARGGLRRMYIGTLTLALFLAVFGAVLLAVVLGNQLARPLIVLADGVREVAAGNLAPKAALQGKDELGGLTRSFALMTQQLADARSAVERSMEQLDAARGNLQTILDNLTAGVIVLDQQGVIQSSNPGATRILRAPLAAHEGKPLAAVPGLAEFAATVQQHFDAFSLDHGHHSLDHWQHPFELHGSGGGMHAQGTSLVARGAELPNHARLLVFDDISEIVSAQRAQAWGEVARRLAHEIKNPLTPIQLSAERLELKLTGKLPDAEQAVLIKSVKTIVDQVDAMKRLVNEFRDYARLPAAVLQPLDLNALIADVLHLYGAETAQVPVQAELDVRCPRILGDAQQLRQVVHNLLQNAQDATLQAAEQQKLPPAPVVIATRWSESAQRVRLTVSDCGPGFPAYILQRAFEPYVTTKARGTGLGLAVVKKIADEHGARIDLANRIEGEEMRGAQVSLSFAPEAAVAL; this is encoded by the coding sequence ATGGGCGAGCAGCGCCCCGCGGGCTCGGCACGCCGGGCGGCGAACCGGGCGCGGGCCCTGCGCTGGGCGGTGGGCCTGGGCGCCGGCGTGATGGGTGCCATAGGCCTGGTGCTGCTGTTTCTGCTCACCCTGGCCACCAACAATCGCGCGCTCTACGAGCGCAACTTTGCCTGGCTGCTGGGCGTGAACGTGCTTGTCGCCGTGGCGTTGTTGGCGGTGCTGGTCTGGGGCGCCGTGCGCCTGGGCGTGCGCGTGCGGCGCGGGCGATTCGGCAGCCACCTGCTGATCAAGCTGGCGGCCATATTCGGCCTGGTGGGGGTGGTGCCGGGGCTGCTGATCTATGTCGTGTCCTACCAGTTCGTCTCGCGCTCCATCGAGAGCTGGTTCGACGTGAAGGTGGAGGGTGCGTTGACGGCCGGGGTGAGCCTGGCGCGCGTCACGCTGGACACCATTGCCAGCGACCTGGCGACCAAGACCCGCGGCGCCAGCAGCCAGCTGGCGCAGGTGCCCGATGCCGCGGCCGGCGTGGTGCTTGAGCGCATGCGCGATCAGCTCGGGGCTTCGGACATGGTGTTGTGGAATGCCGCGGGCCAGCCCGTGGCCGGGGTCGGGCAATCGCGCTATTCGCTCAACCCCGATCGCCCCAGCGCGCAGCAACTGCGCGCCGCGCGCCAGGAGCGCATCAGCTTTCAGATCGAGGGGCTGGACGACATCAACGATCCCATGGCCGCGGAGAACGCACGCGTGCGCGTGCTGGTGCTGGTAGTCCATCCGGGGGTGGGGCTGTTGGCCGAGCCGCGCTACCTGCAGGCCACCCTGCCTCTGCCCCAGGCCCTGGTGGCCAACGCCATCGCCGTGCAGGAGGCCAACCGCGAATACCAGGAGCGCGCATTGGCCCGTGGTGGCCTGCGGCGCATGTACATAGGCACGCTGACCCTGGCGCTGTTTCTGGCGGTGTTCGGCGCGGTGCTGTTGGCGGTGGTGCTGGGCAATCAGCTGGCACGTCCCCTGATTGTGCTGGCAGACGGTGTGCGCGAGGTGGCGGCCGGCAACCTGGCGCCCAAGGCCGCGCTGCAAGGCAAGGATGAGCTCGGTGGCCTGACGCGATCCTTTGCCCTGATGACGCAACAGCTGGCCGATGCGCGCTCGGCCGTGGAGCGCAGCATGGAGCAGCTGGATGCGGCGCGCGGCAACCTGCAGACCATCCTAGACAACCTCACGGCGGGCGTCATCGTGCTCGATCAGCAGGGCGTGATCCAGTCCTCCAACCCGGGCGCCACGCGCATTCTGCGTGCACCACTGGCCGCTCACGAGGGCAAACCCCTGGCCGCCGTGCCCGGTCTGGCCGAATTTGCGGCCACGGTGCAGCAGCATTTCGACGCTTTCTCGCTGGACCATGGCCACCATAGTCTGGATCACTGGCAGCACCCGTTTGAGCTGCATGGCTCTGGCGGCGGCATGCACGCCCAGGGCACCAGCCTGGTCGCACGTGGCGCCGAGCTGCCTAACCACGCGCGTCTGCTGGTGTTTGACGACATCTCCGAAATCGTCTCGGCTCAGCGCGCCCAGGCCTGGGGCGAAGTGGCGCGCCGCCTGGCGCATGAGATCAAAAACCCGCTCACCCCCATACAGCTGTCGGCCGAGCGCCTGGAGCTCAAGCTCACGGGCAAGCTGCCCGACGCCGAGCAGGCCGTGCTCATCAAGTCGGTCAAGACCATCGTCGATCAGGTCGATGCCATGAAGCGCCTGGTCAACGAGTTTCGCGACTATGCGCGCCTGCCCGCCGCCGTGCTGCAGCCGCTGGACCTGAATGCATTGATTGCCGATGTGCTGCACCTGTATGGCGCCGAGACCGCGCAGGTGCCGGTGCAGGCCGAGCTGGACGTGCGTTGTCCGCGCATCCTGGGCGACGCGCAGCAACTGCGCCAGGTGGTGCACAACCTGCTGCAGAACGCGCAAGATGCCACCTTGCAAGCGGCCGAGCAGCAGAAGCTGCCGCCCGCACCTGTGGTCATCGCCACGCGCTGGAGTGAGTCGGCGCAGCGCGTGCGGCTCACGGTGTCCGATTGCGGGCCAGGCTTTCCGGCGTATATCCTGCAACGCGCCTTTGAGCCCTATGTCACCACCAAGGCGCGCGGCACCGGTTTGGGCCTGGCGGTGGTCAAGAAAATTGCCGATGAGCATGGTGCGCGCATCGACCTGGCCAACCGTATCGAGGGCGAGGAAATGAGGGGCGCGCAAGTATCGCTATCATTCGCTCCTGAAGCGGCGGTGGCGCTCTAA
- the rsmB gene encoding 16S rRNA (cytosine(967)-C(5))-methyltransferase RsmB: MTTTKPSAPGGAASPPLSRLLDATATALQAIRAGQSGTAALDASDAALRPAVQALLFQVLRNLGRAQALRRQLAPRNPPARVDALLCTALALAWDTEAAPYEPFTLVNQAVQAAKHSAATRAQAGFVNACLRRFLREREALVVATQGDEVAVWNHPAWWIKRLRQDHPERWQQILQASNLPAPMVLRVSKKKSSPALYQQALTAIKIESTLVGDSGLALARPVPVGQLPGFADGVVSVQDGAAQMAAPLLLAGLDASQPLRLLDACAAPGGKTAHLLEWAAALRAPWQVTALEVDAQRAERIHDNLRRLGLSAQVVVADAARPADWWQQASGGALFDAILLDAPCTASGIVRRHPDVRWLRRESDVAQLAGQQARLLAALWPLLRPGGRMLYCTCSVFRAEGDEQITAFLAHNTDALLLPSPGHLFPGNPDMRHALPDNGPGEHDGFFYALLQKKT; the protein is encoded by the coding sequence GTGACCACCACCAAGCCATCCGCGCCAGGCGGCGCCGCATCGCCGCCCTTGAGCCGCTTGCTGGACGCCACCGCCACCGCCCTGCAGGCGATACGTGCGGGCCAGTCGGGCACGGCCGCGCTCGATGCCAGCGATGCGGCGCTGCGCCCGGCCGTGCAGGCGCTGTTGTTCCAGGTGCTGCGCAACCTGGGGCGCGCCCAGGCCTTGCGCCGGCAGCTGGCACCACGCAACCCGCCGGCGCGGGTGGATGCGCTGCTGTGCACGGCCCTAGCGCTGGCCTGGGACACTGAGGCCGCGCCCTACGAGCCGTTCACCCTGGTGAACCAGGCGGTGCAGGCTGCCAAGCACAGCGCGGCCACGCGCGCCCAGGCCGGCTTTGTCAACGCCTGCCTGCGGCGTTTCCTGCGCGAGCGCGAGGCACTGGTGGTGGCCACCCAGGGTGACGAGGTAGCGGTCTGGAACCACCCGGCATGGTGGATCAAGCGCCTGCGCCAAGACCACCCGGAGCGTTGGCAACAGATCCTGCAGGCCAGCAACCTGCCTGCACCCATGGTGCTCAGGGTTTCAAAGAAAAAAAGTAGTCCAGCGCTTTACCAGCAAGCGCTAACAGCTATCAAAATTGAATCAACATTGGTGGGTGATAGCGGCCTGGCACTGGCCCGTCCGGTGCCGGTGGGCCAGCTACCCGGCTTTGCCGATGGCGTGGTTTCGGTGCAGGACGGGGCCGCGCAGATGGCGGCGCCGCTGCTGCTGGCCGGGCTGGATGCCAGCCAGCCGCTGCGCCTGCTGGACGCCTGCGCCGCCCCTGGCGGCAAGACCGCGCACCTGCTGGAATGGGCTGCCGCGCTGCGCGCGCCATGGCAGGTCACCGCGCTGGAGGTGGACGCACAGCGCGCCGAGCGCATCCACGACAACCTGCGCCGCCTGGGCCTGAGCGCGCAGGTCGTGGTGGCCGACGCCGCACGCCCCGCAGACTGGTGGCAACAGGCCAGCGGCGGCGCCTTGTTCGACGCCATCTTGCTCGACGCGCCCTGCACGGCATCGGGCATCGTGCGCCGCCATCCCGACGTGCGCTGGCTGCGCCGCGAGAGCGACGTGGCGCAGCTGGCGGGCCAGCAGGCGCGCCTGCTGGCGGCGCTGTGGCCGCTGCTGCGCCCCGGTGGGCGCATGCTGTACTGCACCTGCTCGGTGTTCCGGGCCGAGGGCGACGAGCAGATCACGGCGTTTCTTGCGCACAACACCGATGCGCTTTTGCTGCCATCTCCGGGCCATTTATTCCCGGGCAACCCGGATATGCGCCACGCGCTCCCGGACAATGGGCCGGGTGAACACGACGGTTTCTTCTACGCCTTGCTACAAAAAAAGACCTGA
- a CDS encoding DUF4390 domain-containing protein — protein sequence MRWCAALACLLALCWYAPAAQAQQHGEVSDLQLERGADGLYLSAALRLELPTIVQDALYKGISMHFIADAEVLRPRWYWTDKVVAHATRYVRLSYQPLTRRWRLAQSAAPFAATGLGVSLDQSFDDLPEVLAALERIARWKIAEEGVIDEGQSYLVNFQFRLDMSQLPRPLQIGAVGGSSWNIALARGARLSAQEATR from the coding sequence GTGCGCTGGTGCGCAGCGCTGGCCTGCCTGCTGGCGCTGTGCTGGTACGCGCCGGCCGCGCAGGCGCAGCAGCATGGCGAGGTCAGCGATCTGCAGCTCGAGCGCGGCGCCGACGGCCTGTACCTCTCGGCCGCGCTGCGGCTGGAGCTGCCCACGATCGTGCAAGATGCCCTGTACAAAGGCATCTCCATGCATTTCATTGCCGACGCCGAGGTGCTGCGCCCGCGTTGGTACTGGACGGACAAGGTCGTGGCGCATGCCACGCGCTATGTGCGTCTGAGCTACCAGCCGCTCACGCGCCGCTGGCGCCTGGCCCAGTCTGCCGCGCCATTTGCGGCCACCGGCCTGGGGGTGTCGCTGGATCAGAGCTTTGATGACCTGCCAGAGGTGCTGGCCGCCCTGGAGCGCATCGCACGCTGGAAGATTGCGGAAGAGGGCGTCATCGACGAGGGCCAGTCCTATTTGGTGAACTTCCAGTTCCGCCTCGACATGTCGCAACTGCCCCGGCCGCTGCAGATAGGCGCCGTGGGCGGCTCCAGCTGGAACATTGCCCTCGCGCGCGGCGCGCGCCTGAGCGCCCAGGAGGCCACGCGGTGA